A genomic region of Castor canadensis chromosome 16, mCasCan1.hap1v2, whole genome shotgun sequence contains the following coding sequences:
- the LOC141418079 gene encoding myeloid cell surface antigen CD33-like isoform X2 — protein sequence MLVSPLLSLLWAGSMTVDLDQRLQIMVQESVTVQEGLCVLVPCRFFYYPFFYRYGHFSCYWFREGADTDRDSPVATNNPARPVQKETQGRFQFLGDQQRMCSLSIRDAQRGDSGSYFIHVESGSFQRSYHEQQVLVNVTELTLIPRPQDHGTTLTCQVTFPGAGVTVESTIQLNVSYDEKNPPTHPTVVSRRAGSGPMAEVVLVATGEAAVKILLLGLCLIFLRVRSRRKKASRSAGRVENAKTVTD from the exons ATGCTAGTGTCTCCACTGCTGTCCCTTCTGTGGGCAG GGTCCATGACTGTGGATCTGGATCAGAGACTCCAAATAATGGTGCAGGAGTCGGTGACGGTGCAGGAGGGTCTGTGTGTCCTGGTGCCATGCAGATTCTTCTACTACCCCTTTTTCTACCGGTATGGCCATTTCTCCTGCTACTGGTTCCGGGAAGGGGCTGATACAGACCGTGACTCTCCAGTGGCCACAAACAACCCAGCAAGACCAGTGCAGAAGGAGACCCAGGGCCGGTTCCAATTCCTTGGAGATCAGCAACGCATGTGTTCCCTGAGCATCAGAGATGCACAGAGGGGAGACAGTGGCTCTTACTTCATTCATGTGGAGTCAGGAAGTTTCCAAAGGAGTTACCATGAGCAGCAGGTCCTTGTGAATGTGACCG AGCTGACCCTCATCCCCCGGCCCCAGGACCATGGCACCACGCTAACCTGCCAGGTGACCTTCCCTGGAGCTGGTGTGACTGTGGAGAGCACCATCCAGCTTAATGTGTCCT ATGATGAAAAGAACCCCCCAACCCACCCAACAGTTGTGTCTAGAAGAGCTGGATCAG GGCCTATGGCAGAGGTGGTGCTGGTGGCCACTGGGGAGGCAGCTGTCAAAATCCTGCTTCTTGGCCTCTGCCTCATCTTCCTCAG AGTGAGGTCCCGAAGAAAGAAGGCATCGAGGTCAGCAGGCAGGGTGGAGAATGCAAAGACTGTCACAGATTAG
- the LOC141418079 gene encoding sialic acid-binding Ig-like lectin 13 isoform X1: protein MLVSPLLSLLWAGSMTVDLDQRLQIMVQESVTVQEGLCVLVPCRFFYYPFFYRYGHFSCYWFREGADTDRDSPVATNNPARPVQKETQGRFQFLGDQQRMCSLSIRDAQRGDSGSYFIHVESGSFQRSYHEQQVLVNVTALNHSPYISIPGALESGFPSNLTCSVPWACEQGTPPFFSWTGASVTSLDTSATHSSELTLIPRPQDHGTTLTCQVTFPGAGVTVESTIQLNVSYDEKNPPTHPTVVSRRAGSGPMAEVVLVATGEAAVKILLLGLCLIFLRVRSRRKKASRSAGRVENAKTVTD from the exons ATGCTAGTGTCTCCACTGCTGTCCCTTCTGTGGGCAG GGTCCATGACTGTGGATCTGGATCAGAGACTCCAAATAATGGTGCAGGAGTCGGTGACGGTGCAGGAGGGTCTGTGTGTCCTGGTGCCATGCAGATTCTTCTACTACCCCTTTTTCTACCGGTATGGCCATTTCTCCTGCTACTGGTTCCGGGAAGGGGCTGATACAGACCGTGACTCTCCAGTGGCCACAAACAACCCAGCAAGACCAGTGCAGAAGGAGACCCAGGGCCGGTTCCAATTCCTTGGAGATCAGCAACGCATGTGTTCCCTGAGCATCAGAGATGCACAGAGGGGAGACAGTGGCTCTTACTTCATTCATGTGGAGTCAGGAAGTTTCCAAAGGAGTTACCATGAGCAGCAGGTCCTTGTGAATGTGACCG CCTTGAATCACAGCCCTTACATTTCAATTCCTGGGGCCCTGGAGTCTGGCTTTCCCAGCAACCTGACCTGCTCTGTGCCCTGGGCCTGTGAGCAAGGGACACCCCCCTTCTTCTCCTGGACGGGGGCCTCTGTCACATCCCTGGACACCAGTGCTACCCACTCCTCAGAGCTGACCCTCATCCCCCGGCCCCAGGACCATGGCACCACGCTAACCTGCCAGGTGACCTTCCCTGGAGCTGGTGTGACTGTGGAGAGCACCATCCAGCTTAATGTGTCCT ATGATGAAAAGAACCCCCCAACCCACCCAACAGTTGTGTCTAGAAGAGCTGGATCAG GGCCTATGGCAGAGGTGGTGCTGGTGGCCACTGGGGAGGCAGCTGTCAAAATCCTGCTTCTTGGCCTCTGCCTCATCTTCCTCAG AGTGAGGTCCCGAAGAAAGAAGGCATCGAGGTCAGCAGGCAGGGTGGAGAATGCAAAGACTGTCACAGATTAG